One Candidatus Flexicrinis proximus DNA window includes the following coding sequences:
- a CDS encoding NADH-quinone oxidoreductase subunit A — translation MALQAFAPIGVMVLLAIGLALIILVISRIFGPHKPTSRKTAPYESGMKPIGPGTRRMPVKFYLVAVLFILFDVEVIFFLPFAVVFRDLGLYGLAVMGLFVVILTVGLVYEWKKGALEWE, via the coding sequence ATGGCTCTGCAAGCGTTCGCGCCCATCGGGGTGATGGTTCTATTGGCTATTGGGTTAGCCCTCATCATCCTTGTTATCTCACGTATATTTGGCCCCCATAAGCCCACCTCGCGTAAGACGGCTCCTTACGAGTCGGGTATGAAGCCTATCGGACCCGGCACGCGCCGTATGCCGGTAAAATTCTACCTCGTGGCCGTGCTTTTCATCCTTTTCGACGTTGAAGTCATCTTCTTTTTGCCCTTCGCGGTTGTGTTCCGCGACCTCGGCCTCTACGGTCTGGCTGTTATGGGCTTATTCGTCGTGATCCTTACCGTTGGTCTCGTGTACGAGTGGAAGAAGGGCGCCCTGGAATGGGAATAA